GGTCGGCGGCCGAGGCGACCCGGTCACGCGCGTCAATCGATCAGGTGGACGTCCACCCGTTGGCGGCCGTCGGCGGCGGCGCGGGCCAGGGTCCGGACGGCGTTGATGATCCGCCCGTTGCGACCGATGATGCGGCCGGCGTCCGCTTTCGCGCAGCGCACCTCGATGCGGACGCCCCGCGCCCCCTCGTCGCTCGTGACCCGCAACTGCGACGGGTCCTCGACCAGGTTCCGCAGGACGTACTCGACGAGGTTCGAGGGCATGGTCAGCCGGCGGTCGCCGCGACGCGCTTGACGTACGCGTCGCTGCGCTTGGCGCGGACCGTGGGCACGTCGACGCCCTGCGACTCGAGGAGCCGGACGACGGATTCGGTGGGTTGCGCCCCGACCGACAGCCAGTGCGCGGCGCGTTCGGCGTTCAGTTTGAGCGACGCGTCGGTCGTCTCGCGCGGGTCGTAGTAGCCGAGTTGTTCGATGTAGTCGGCGGCGCGCTTCTTGCGGGCGTCGACGACGACGATGCGGTAGTGGGGGTTGCGCTTCGAGCCCATGCGCGTCAGGCGGATCTTGACCATGTACGTCTCCTCAAAGGGCGTGTGCGTGTCCGGGTCGGGATGCGGGCCGCGCCCGCGTGCTTCGCTCGGACCGGCGTCCGGTGCAGCAACTGAAGAGTGTACCGCGCGCCCCGCCCGGCGCGCAAACGGGCCGTCAGCCTCCGAACCCCGCCGGCAGTCGGCCGGTCTTCCCGGCCTTCTTCATCATCTTCTTCGTCGCCTCGTAGTTCTTCATCAAACGGTTGACGTCCTGCACCGTCGTCCCGGACCCGCGCGCGATGCGCCGACGGCGGCTGGCGTCGAGGACGCGGGGGGTGCGGCGCTCCGCGTCGGTCATGCTCGAGAGGATCGCCTCCACCCGCGCGAGTTCGCCCTCGTCGACGTCCGCGCCGGCCGGCATCATCTTCTTCGCGCCGGGGATCATGCCCAGGATCTCGCCGAACGACCCCATCTTCTTCAGTTGCCGCATCTGGTGCAGCATGTCCTGCAGCGAGAAGTCCTGCGGCCGTCCGCCGGTGCCGCCGTCCTCCGCGGCGTCCTCGAGCGCTTCGGCCTTCTCGATCAGCGTCAGGACGTCGCCCATGCCGAGGATCCGGCCGGCGATCCGCTCGGGGTGGAACGCCTCGAGCCCGTCGAGCTTCTCGCTGGTCCCGGCGTAGTAGATCGGGCGCCCGGTGACGTGCGTCGCGGACAACGCCGCTCCGCCCCGCGCGTCCCCGTCCATCTTCGAGAGCACCAGGCCCGACACGCCGACGCGTTCGTCGAACGTCCGCGCGACGGGGAGGGTCTGTTGCCCCGTCATCGCGTCGACGACCAACAGCCGTTCGGTCGGGCCGACCGCCGCGTCGAGGGCGGCCAGTTCCCCCATCAAC
The sequence above is drawn from the Trueperaceae bacterium genome and encodes:
- the rpsP gene encoding 30S ribosomal protein S16, with translation MVKIRLTRMGSKRNPHYRIVVVDARKKRAADYIEQLGYYDPRETTDASLKLNAERAAHWLSVGAQPTESVVRLLESQGVDVPTVRAKRSDAYVKRVAATAG
- a CDS encoding KH domain-containing protein, which encodes MPSNLVEYVLRNLVEDPSQLRVTSDEGARGVRIEVRCAKADAGRIIGRNGRIINAVRTLARAAADGRQRVDVHLID
- the ffh gene encoding signal recognition particle protein; this translates as MFENLGDRLQGAIQSLRGRGRLSEADVKAALREVRVALLEADVALEVARDFVKRVEAEAIGDETLMSLTPDQRVIRIVRDELQTLLGGESVQPELRSDGNVWLMMGLQGAGKTTTVGKLAYHFKAKGRRPLLVAADTQRPAARDQLEVLADRVGVPVLKVADGEPPETTKARIDAALREDFRDLVLVDTAGRLEIDEALMGELAALDAAVGPTERLLVVDAMTGQQTLPVARTFDERVGVSGLVLSKMDGDARGGAALSATHVTGRPIYYAGTSEKLDGLEAFHPERIAGRILGMGDVLTLIEKAEALEDAAEDGGTGGRPQDFSLQDMLHQMRQLKKMGSFGEILGMIPGAKKMMPAGADVDEGELARVEAILSSMTDAERRTPRVLDASRRRRIARGSGTTVQDVNRLMKNYEATKKMMKKAGKTGRLPAGFGG